Proteins from one Drosophila gunungcola strain Sukarami chromosome 3R, Dgunungcola_SK_2, whole genome shotgun sequence genomic window:
- the LOC128266356 gene encoding BUD13 homolog, whose translation MSMQKAKVINQKEYLKKYLSGDKEKKKKKKEKKHKKAAKVKIIDDDAYENDDREMDEDLILGGEDAPQIVAEYIEDDPNARSKWRNIAVKDEVKEEHEGSSPAPAIRIKQEPLDEEQEMWGRKASVVKIKDEFSPSRRSPPVKIKQERDLSPVRSKRQPKREPSPHRRTRDRSPSHRRADSSDQSPPRRGRDADQSPPRRKRRNSNHSPPRKARNGHQSPPRRQKDKDQSPARKRRDSDQSPPRKRNEKSSPTRRRRDSDQSPPRRRRSNSDQSPPRRNRNKDSSPPRRRRDSDQSPSRRRKADNQSPPRGRRDSDQSPPRNSKDDDQSPVRKRRDSDQSPPRRRRDDKQSPARRQKKNDQSPPRRRQNEDQSPPRRRRNSDQSPPRKRNKSPSSPPRNRRSFSKDRDQSPPPRNRFKEERKSRWAKASPSKSLSPPPTHKPKSTKTLDGKKAGLQDAQSLKKETDERRRQEHDLFEKMSTEISGRDGEVQMRSTGRKGRRARDAANEDPAEQRRKEEHEKKKKELYDRWGKGLKQIEDRNTRLEEMAHEASKPVARYANDEDLDRHLREQEHADDPMLDYMRQKRKKRDQLDNKPVMPKYEGSFPENRFGIRPGYRWDGVDRSNGYEQRWFDKQSERRAMQDEAYKYSVEDM comes from the coding sequence ATGTCCATGCAAAAGGCCAAAGTCATAAACCAGAAGGAGTACCTCAAAAAGTACCTCTCCGGCGACaaggagaagaagaagaaaaagaaggagAAGAAGCACAAGAAGGCCGCCAAGGTGAAAATCATCGATGACGATGCCTACGAGAACGATGACCGCGAAATGGACGAGGACCTGATACTGGGCGGCGAGGATGCTCCCCAAATTGTGGCCGAATACATCGAGGACGATCCCAATGCGCGCAGCAAGTGGCGCAACATCGCCGTCAAGGACGAAGTCAAGGAGGAGCACGAGGGATCCTCGCCAGCACCTGCCATTCGCATCAAACAGGAGCCCTTGGATGAGGAGCAGGAAATGTGGGGGCGCAAAGCCTCGGTAGTTAAAATTAAGGATGAGTTCTCTCCGTCAAGAAGAAGTCCTCCGGTTAAAATCAAGCAAGAAAGGGATTTGAGCCCAGTGAGGTCGAAAAGGCAACCGAAACGGGAACCGAGTCCTCACAGGAGGACAAGGGATCGATCTCCGAGTCACAGAAGGGCGGATAGCTCGGATCAGAGTCCTCCCAGAAGAGGAAGAGATGCAGATCAATCACCACCACGAAGAAAACGTAGAAACTCAAATCACAGTCCACCAAGAAAAGCCAGAAATGGCCACCAATCGCCACCAAGAAGACAAAAAGACAAAGATCAATCGCCGGCAAGAAAAAGAAGAGATTCAGATCAGAGTCCTCCTAGAAAAAGGAACGAGAAGTCATCACCAACCAGAAGGAGAAGAGATTCCGATCAAAGTCCACCCAGACGTCGTAGAAGTAACTCCGACCAGAGCCCACCCAGAAGAAATAGGAATAAGGATTCATCTCCACCTAGAAGGAGAAGAGATTCCGACCAAAGCCCATCTAGAAGACGTAAGGCCGACAATCAGTCTCCACCAAGAGGGAGAAGAGATTCTGACCAGAGCCCGCCCAGAAACAGTAAAGACGACGACCAATCTCCTGTTCGAAAGAGAAGAGACTCCGATCAAAGCCCACCTAGAAGACGTAGAGATGATAAGCAATCGCCAGCAAGGAGGCAAAAGAAAAACGATCAGAGTCCGCCAAGAAGACGACAGAATGAAGATCAGTCTCCACCAAGACGAAGACGCAACTCGGACCAAAGTCCGCCCagaaaacgaaataaatcCCCAAGTAGTCCACCCAGGAACCGTAGATCATTTAGCAAGGATCGCGATCAAAGTCCTCCGCCCCGTAATCGCTTCAAAGAAGAGAGGAAGAGTCGCTGGGCCAAGGCGTCGCCTAGCAAATCACTTTCACCGCCACCCACGCACAAGCCCAAATCCACCAAGACTCTAGATGGCAAGAAAGCAGGGCTGCAGGATGCGCAATccttaaaaaaggaaacagaCGAAAGGCGGCGACAAGAGCATGATCTGTTCGAGAAAATGTCAACGGAGATTTCTGGCCGGGATGGGGAGGTACAGATGCGGAGCACTGGAAGAAAGGGTCGCAGGGCACGGGATGCAGCCAACGAGGATCCCGCCGAACAGCGCCGCAAGGAAGAGCAtgagaagaaaaagaaggagCTGTATGATCGTTGGGGCAAGGGCCTAAAGCAAATAGAAGATCGAAATACCCGCCTCGAGGAGATGGCCCATGAAGCCTCCAAGCCGGTGGCGCGCTACGCCAACGACGAGGATCTGGACAGGCATCTCAGGGAGCAGGAGCACGCTGACGATCCGATGCTGGACTATATGCGCCAAAAGCGCAAGAAACGCGATCAGCTGGACAATAAGCCGGTAATGCCCAAGTATGAGGGCAGCTTTCCAGAGAATCGCTTCGGAATCCGGCCCGGATATCGCTGGGATGGCGTGGATCGATCCAATGGCTATGAGCAGCGGTGGTTCGACAAGCAGAGCGAACGCCGGGCGATGCAGGACGAGGCCTACAAGTACAGCGTGGAGGATATGTAA